Proteins from a genomic interval of Methanohalophilus levihalophilus:
- the scpB gene encoding SMC-Scp complex subunit ScpB, giving the protein MSEKNAIEAALFAAGEAVELDKLAKLVGKKQKTTLTIVEELILDYETRDAGLEIIDLGKRYVMQVKPQYSDKVRPFAPKEMTAPLLRTLSMIAYHQPVIQSDIVDLRGNTAYDHIKELIGRGLVEAEPQGRSKILTTTLLFADYFNLEENNPEAIRKKIMELSREQSGKEGLDRWLGRRYIGFTPMYESLAELCGIKDFKVVNAYSPTEEDLDTLDTVFKLIISKGYTEKVSTNYAGEIIEAGSTTFDDIIGIMEILKESGDPEITEQNISRVKELREEYVSKAMTIELKAYPATEMVSRILNDLHIGISPEGVKIAPDYGTTSDSTEIDSDAALLIPTHKSIDGNIVERVSKKYETIINGLKNVKAEGKSI; this is encoded by the coding sequence ATGAGTGAAAAGAACGCTATCGAAGCAGCGCTTTTTGCAGCAGGGGAAGCAGTAGAACTGGACAAACTGGCAAAACTTGTAGGTAAAAAGCAAAAAACAACACTCACAATCGTAGAGGAACTTATTCTCGATTATGAAACCCGGGATGCAGGCCTTGAAATAATCGATCTTGGCAAGCGTTATGTGATGCAGGTCAAGCCTCAGTATTCGGATAAAGTACGTCCCTTTGCTCCAAAGGAAATGACTGCGCCCCTCTTGCGAACTCTTTCAATGATTGCCTATCACCAGCCGGTCATACAATCCGACATTGTTGATCTGAGAGGAAATACAGCCTACGATCACATCAAGGAACTGATTGGAAGGGGATTGGTGGAAGCAGAACCACAAGGGCGTTCAAAGATACTGACCACAACACTTCTTTTTGCCGATTACTTCAATCTGGAAGAAAACAATCCTGAAGCTATCAGAAAGAAGATCATGGAACTTTCCAGAGAGCAAAGTGGCAAAGAAGGACTGGATCGCTGGCTTGGGCGCAGGTATATCGGATTTACCCCTATGTACGAATCCCTGGCGGAATTGTGTGGAATAAAGGATTTCAAGGTTGTAAATGCTTACAGCCCCACCGAAGAAGATCTGGACACTCTGGACACTGTTTTCAAGCTAATTATTTCAAAGGGTTACACTGAAAAGGTTTCCACCAATTATGCAGGGGAAATTATTGAAGCTGGCTCCACGACATTTGATGATATTATTGGAATTATGGAAATCCTGAAGGAATCAGGTGACCCTGAAATTACGGAACAAAATATTTCCCGTGTAAAGGAACTTCGGGAAGAATATGTATCAAAGGCCATGACAATTGAACTCAAAGCCTATCCTGCAACGGAAATGGTTTCGAGGATTCTTAATGATCTCCATATAGGCATCTCTCCTGAAGGAGTGAAAATAGCACCTGATTACGGCACCACAAGCGATAGCACAGAGATCGATTCTGATGCTGCTTTGCTTATCCCAACCCACAAATCCATAGATGGAAATATAGTGGAAAGAGTATCTAAAAAATACGAAACCATAATAAATGGGCTCAAAAATGTAAAGGCTGAAGGTAAAAGCATTTAA
- a CDS encoding segregation and condensation protein A, whose protein sequence is MEGQEESAHLVIENGNAVNPEFIETLRSLGVAEEDIEIPEDILCEPVEILVNFAKGGSINPWDIDIVQVTDKFLEKIEEMKMMDLRISGRTLLYAAILLRMKSTGIVQEEEDELEEPLDDDLDFQDVDDYPVPSLPVRRSATRPVTLQELINELKKAERVETKRTERRRKNAERQAEIPSTDDVLEIAHEEDIKGRSESLQEMIEEMLQGKECITFSEVTEQLPERSERIMTYLSLLFLAADKGVCLCQKELFGELYIYPRNGMSALTEGVNEVNE, encoded by the coding sequence ATGGAAGGACAGGAAGAATCCGCCCATCTCGTAATCGAGAATGGAAATGCCGTTAATCCTGAATTTATAGAGACCTTGAGGAGTCTTGGGGTTGCAGAAGAAGATATCGAAATTCCCGAAGACATTCTCTGTGAGCCTGTGGAAATCCTGGTTAATTTTGCAAAAGGCGGAAGCATTAATCCCTGGGACATCGATATCGTTCAGGTTACTGACAAATTCCTCGAAAAAATCGAAGAAATGAAAATGATGGACCTGAGAATTTCAGGAAGAACACTACTCTATGCTGCTATTCTCCTGAGAATGAAATCAACCGGAATCGTACAGGAGGAAGAAGATGAACTTGAAGAGCCTCTTGACGATGACCTTGATTTTCAGGATGTTGATGATTATCCCGTACCGAGCCTGCCTGTTCGCAGAAGCGCCACCCGTCCTGTAACCTTGCAGGAATTGATTAACGAACTCAAGAAAGCTGAGAGGGTTGAAACAAAAAGGACGGAAAGAAGGAGAAAAAATGCCGAACGACAGGCGGAGATCCCTTCAACCGACGATGTTCTTGAAATTGCACACGAGGAAGACATAAAAGGAAGATCGGAGAGTCTTCAAGAGATGATTGAGGAAATGCTCCAGGGAAAGGAATGCATTACGTTTTCCGAAGTTACCGAGCAACTTCCCGAGAGATCCGAGCGAATTATGACATATTTATCCCTCCTTTTCCTGGCTGCCGATAAAGGAGTATGCCTTTGCCAGAAAGAGCTGTTCGGCGAACTATACATATATCCGCGAAATGGGATGAGCGCGCTTACTGAAGGAGTGAACGAGGTAAATGAGTGA
- the smc gene encoding chromosome segregation protein SMC translates to MYIKEIEFVNFKSFGKKVKIPFFDDFTTISGPNGSGKSNIIDGVLFVLGLSSSRTLRAEKLTDLIYNGDKNKKPDYAQVTIHFNNEDRELPVDADEVIISRKVRSTENGYYSYFYFNGKSVSLTDVHNYLAKAKVTPEGYNVVMQGDVTRIITMTPTERRKIIDEIAGVSEFDSKKDRALNELEIVRERVERADILIDEVETQLNKLKGERDQAVKYRTLKEEKMKYEGFVLLAKLKDAKTELSRVEEEFSEKSEKIEGLEQELENRKEKLDSIEKELKELNANIQKKGEDEQILIRKEIEGIRGDIGRCNDRIELSEKEIEEIESRRRRTFVEIDEAKGKITALDSEIEERNAQKEVVEAESSDKKTQRMILQSRIADVDEKFAQTRDQLTSLRDELEKTKSDKNELMRQEDRILDALRRKSADAMDIQKEIEEAKQKAESAESDTKSVQYDIDKLNEQVEALTKDIDDLESNRHQVKQVMSELVEEVRNKQHSYAMLEARVRAAEDSSGYSRAVEAVLQEKKHHGLPGIHGTIAQLGRADQKYSTALEIAAGGRMQAVVVDSDEDASRAIDFLKRRRAGRATFLPMNKLEEGRPYKNMSDRKGVVGYAIDLINFESKFAGAFWYVFRDTLVVDTLENARKLMGGLRMVTLEGELVEKSGAMTGGSQKKSGLSFAASEKGKLTKLAEELTELESRRESMIRKLDSVEGHISSINRDMQQFEKDISRKQMELEEIASRGERLSQLIAGRDEDLKEIEASRKELKEEMETVVSEKAEKETLEKDISGRIRGLEEELEGSEIPELNRQAEEMDEEMRRLDGRIRDIEGQINALNLDREYADKGIQQHRQDIEELDSKKKESQGRIAELKNQITDFEKLLEEKSNREQELEGELRQLQQERSDKESQYELFRKDFENARERHEKALTQLEALEATRKALDEQAEELKTELERRGIEETDEVPGYETVRTRIASIEKAMEAMEPVNMRAIDEYEDVEGRLVDLKSRRAILFNEREQILERIDQYEQLKKDTFMESYNGINEAFKDIFHELSDGEGELVLDDPEEPFSGGMTLKASPKEKTLQRLEAMSGGEKSLTALAFIFAIQQFRPAPFYAFDEIDMFLDGYNADRVAQRIRKSADNAQFIVVSLRKPMIESAARTIGVTMQQKNITSITGVKIR, encoded by the coding sequence GTGTACATTAAGGAAATAGAATTTGTTAATTTCAAATCCTTCGGCAAAAAAGTGAAAATTCCTTTTTTTGACGATTTTACAACGATTTCCGGCCCTAACGGGAGCGGTAAATCAAACATCATAGACGGTGTGCTCTTTGTTCTCGGTCTTTCAAGCTCACGTACTTTACGAGCTGAAAAACTAACAGATTTAATTTACAACGGCGATAAAAACAAAAAACCCGATTATGCACAGGTTACAATCCATTTTAACAATGAAGATCGGGAACTGCCTGTGGATGCTGATGAAGTCATAATTTCCCGAAAAGTCCGAAGTACGGAAAACGGCTACTACAGCTATTTTTATTTTAACGGGAAATCCGTGAGCTTAACGGATGTCCATAATTACCTTGCAAAAGCAAAAGTGACCCCTGAAGGCTACAATGTGGTAATGCAGGGAGATGTCACCCGTATCATTACAATGACACCTACAGAACGCCGCAAGATTATTGATGAGATTGCAGGTGTTTCTGAATTTGACAGCAAGAAGGACAGGGCCCTTAATGAGCTGGAAATCGTCCGTGAGAGAGTTGAACGTGCGGACATCCTTATTGATGAGGTTGAAACCCAGCTTAACAAACTCAAAGGCGAACGCGATCAGGCTGTCAAATACCGCACCCTCAAAGAAGAGAAAATGAAGTATGAGGGATTTGTTCTCCTCGCAAAACTCAAGGATGCCAAAACCGAGCTTAGTCGCGTGGAAGAGGAATTCTCTGAAAAAAGCGAGAAAATAGAAGGGCTGGAGCAGGAACTTGAGAACAGGAAAGAGAAACTGGACTCCATCGAAAAAGAGCTCAAGGAACTCAATGCCAATATCCAGAAAAAGGGTGAAGACGAGCAGATATTGATCCGCAAGGAAATCGAAGGTATACGCGGGGATATTGGAAGATGCAATGATCGCATCGAGCTTTCCGAAAAAGAGATTGAGGAGATCGAAAGCAGAAGGCGCAGGACTTTTGTCGAGATTGATGAAGCAAAAGGGAAAATTACAGCTCTTGACTCTGAAATAGAGGAGCGTAACGCTCAGAAAGAAGTTGTGGAAGCGGAAAGTTCCGACAAAAAAACCCAAAGGATGATCCTGCAAAGCAGGATTGCTGACGTTGATGAGAAATTTGCCCAGACAAGGGATCAGCTTACGTCTCTAAGGGATGAGCTTGAGAAGACGAAAAGCGATAAAAACGAACTAATGCGACAGGAAGATCGCATTCTTGATGCCCTGAGGAGAAAGTCTGCAGACGCCATGGATATCCAGAAAGAGATCGAAGAAGCAAAGCAAAAGGCGGAATCAGCAGAAAGCGATACAAAATCCGTCCAATATGACATTGATAAGCTCAACGAGCAGGTTGAAGCCCTCACCAAAGATATTGATGATCTGGAAAGCAACCGTCACCAGGTAAAACAGGTGATGTCCGAACTCGTTGAAGAAGTTCGCAACAAACAGCACTCTTATGCTATGCTTGAAGCCCGGGTTCGTGCCGCAGAGGATTCTAGCGGATATTCAAGGGCGGTTGAAGCCGTTCTGCAGGAGAAAAAACATCACGGTTTACCCGGTATACACGGAACTATCGCACAACTTGGCAGGGCGGACCAGAAGTATTCCACTGCACTTGAAATTGCGGCAGGCGGGAGAATGCAGGCTGTTGTTGTTGACAGCGACGAGGACGCCTCCCGAGCAATTGATTTCCTGAAAAGAAGACGTGCGGGAAGAGCTACATTCCTCCCGATGAATAAGCTGGAAGAAGGACGGCCTTACAAGAATATGTCTGATAGGAAGGGAGTTGTAGGCTATGCAATTGATCTCATTAATTTTGAATCCAAATTCGCAGGTGCTTTCTGGTACGTATTCAGGGATACCCTTGTAGTGGATACCCTTGAGAACGCTCGCAAGCTCATGGGCGGTCTTCGAATGGTTACCCTCGAAGGAGAACTAGTCGAAAAAAGTGGTGCCATGACAGGCGGTTCCCAGAAAAAATCAGGATTATCATTTGCCGCATCTGAGAAGGGAAAACTTACCAAACTTGCAGAGGAACTCACGGAGCTTGAATCCAGAAGGGAATCAATGATTCGCAAACTGGATTCTGTTGAGGGACATATTTCTTCCATAAACAGGGACATGCAGCAGTTTGAGAAGGATATTTCCAGAAAACAGATGGAACTTGAGGAAATAGCAAGTCGTGGTGAAAGACTCAGTCAGCTTATTGCAGGCCGTGATGAAGACCTGAAAGAAATAGAAGCCAGCAGAAAAGAGCTCAAGGAAGAGATGGAAACTGTCGTCTCTGAAAAGGCAGAGAAGGAAACTCTTGAGAAAGACATTTCCGGCCGCATTCGTGGTCTGGAAGAAGAACTGGAAGGGTCCGAAATTCCAGAACTTAACCGCCAGGCAGAGGAAATGGATGAAGAAATGCGCAGGCTTGACGGCAGGATAAGGGATATTGAAGGGCAGATCAACGCTCTGAATCTAGATAGGGAATATGCGGACAAGGGTATTCAGCAGCATCGTCAGGACATTGAAGAGCTTGACAGCAAGAAGAAAGAGAGCCAGGGACGTATTGCTGAACTTAAGAACCAGATTACAGATTTCGAAAAACTACTTGAAGAGAAAAGCAACCGTGAGCAGGAGCTTGAAGGAGAGCTCAGGCAATTGCAACAGGAACGCAGTGATAAGGAATCACAATACGAACTGTTCAGGAAAGATTTCGAAAATGCCCGCGAAAGGCATGAGAAAGCTCTTACTCAACTGGAAGCTCTTGAAGCCACCCGCAAGGCACTCGATGAACAGGCAGAAGAACTCAAAACCGAGCTTGAAAGACGCGGTATTGAAGAAACCGACGAGGTTCCGGGATATGAAACAGTGCGCACACGTATTGCTTCCATTGAAAAAGCAATGGAGGCCATGGAACCTGTCAACATGCGAGCTATCGACGAATACGAAGACGTCGAAGGCAGGCTTGTGGATTTGAAGAGTCGCCGTGCTATCCTGTTCAATGAAAGGGAGCAGATTCTTGAGCGTATTGATCAGTATGAGCAACTCAAGAAAGACACATTCATGGAATCCTATAATGGTATCAATGAAGCATTCAAGGACATCTTCCATGAACTCTCAGATGGTGAAGGAGAGCTTGTACTTGATGATCCGGAAGAGCCGTTCTCCGGAGGTATGACCCTCAAAGCTTCACCAAAAGAAAAAACACTGCAGCGTCTTGAAGCCATGTCAGGTGGTGAAAAGAGTCTAACTGCACTTGCATTTATTTTTGCAATCCAGCAATTCCGCCCGGCTCCATTCTACGCATTTGATGAAATTGATATGTTCCTTGACGGTTACAATGCTGACAGGGTCGCACAACGCATCCGAAAATCCGCAGATAACGCACAGTTTATTGTAGTATCCCTGAGGAAACCAATGATTGAAAGTGCTGCACGCACCATCGGTGTTACAATGCAGCAGAAGAACATTACCAGCATCACAGGTGTGAAAATCAGGTGA